The Notoacmeibacter ruber DNA segment TGTCCTGCGATTTCGGGCAAGCGTCTCAATGGCTGGTGACAAGGCCGTCATAAGGCGCGGACTTTCTGTTGCCTGACGATCCAGATGAAAACGGGCGCTCCTACCAGAGCGGTGATGATACCGACATCGATCTCCGCCGGCCGCGCGACGAGGCGGCCGACAATATCCGCGAACAAAAGCAGGCACGCACCGCCAATGGCTGAAAACGGGAGAAGCCAGCGATGGTCGACGCCCACCAGAAGCCGGCAAAGATGAGGGACGACCAGTCCGAGGAAGCCGATCGGGCCACAGATCGCCGTTGTCGCGCCGCACAGCAAAATTGCAGCGAGCGCCGAGACGCCGCGCGCGACCGCGACGCGCTCACCAAGACCGGCCGCCAGCTCTTCGCCCAGCGCGAGGGCGTTCAGTTTGCGTATGCATAGAAGGCCGATGATGAAACCGGCTCCGAGGAAAGGCATCGCATGACGGATATTGTCGAATGTGGCGCCACCAACGCCGCCAATCTGCCATTGGTGAATACCGCCGGCGATATCGGCACGCGGAAGAACCACGGCGATCACCAGCGATGACAGGGCGACGGAGGTGGCTGCGCCAGCGAGGGTGAGCTTCAGCGGTGTCGCGCCGCCTCGTCCCAACGATCCGATTGTGTAGACGAAAATCGCCGAGATGCCTGCCCCCAGAATGGCCGTCCACATATAGGCATTGGCGGACCCGATGCCGAACCAGACCACACCGACGACGACTGCGAGGGAAGCGCCGATATTGACGCCGAGAATCCCGGGATCGGCGAGAGGGTTGCGTGTTATGCCCTGCATGATGACGCCGGCCATCGCCAGTGCCATGCCGGCGAGGAGCGCCAGAACGGTTCTTGGCATGCGTACCGCCACGGCAGCCTGATCGATGGTCTCGGCCTGGCCGGCGAAGGCGGCGGCGATATCGTGAAAGCCGACTTCACGGGCGCCTAGCGCGACGGAGAAAAAGCACAGCGCCACGAGCACCAGAAGTGAAACGATCAGCCAGACGAGACGGCCGCTATTGGAACGGTCGCGCTCGGACGTTCGTCCCGCCAATGCCAGGGCGCCGAAACTCATCTTGCCTTCCCTGCAGCATCGGCAAGGCGTGCGACATATCGGTCGAGCACCCAGGGAATGGAAAGTGGTGTCGGATTGGCGGCTGTACCGAGCGGATCGCGGCCGAGTAGGACGACTGCTTCATTTTCGATCGCCGGCATCTTCGAAAGCAGCGGGTTGAGAGAGAGAGTCTCCATCATCTCCGGGTTGCCATAGGAGACGATGATATCAACATCGTCGAATTCGTCGATCCGTTCGGCGCTGATCGAGCCGGCGAACCGGCCGGCTTCGGCAGCCTGTTGCGCCACGGCAGGCACGCCAAGACCCAGATCGCGGAAGAATTTCACGCGAGTATCGCTGGCCGTATAGAAATTCACCATGCTCAGATTGGTCACGTCGAGATGGCTGACGAACAGGGCGGTCTTGCCCTGTAGCGTTGGGTGGGCCGCCGCCGTTTTCGAGATCTGTGCTTCGATGTCCGCGACAAGGTGCTCGCCTTCGCTAGACATGCCCAGACCCCGGCTGTTGAGGCGGATCATCTCGCGCCAGTCCGTCGACCATGCCGTCTCGGGGTAGGCCACCACCGGCGCGATCCGGCTCAACATGTCGTAGTCCGACCGGCTCAGGCCGGAATAGGCGGCCAGAATGATATCGGGATTGGTGCTTGCAACGGCTTCGAAATCGATGCCGTCGCCCTCATCGAAGAGAACCGGTGTCTTGGCCTCGAGGTCGGTGAGTTTTTCTTCGACCCATGGGAGAAGCCCGTCACCATCGTCATCGCCGAAATCGGCTCGCGCAAAGCCGACGGGGACAATGCCGAGTGCCAGCGGAACTTCGTGGTTCGCCCATGCGACAGTGGCGACGCGCTCGGGTTTCTTTTCTACGATCGTCGTGCCGAAAGCGTGATCGATCTCGATCGGGTAACCCGGTTCATCCGCGCCGGCATTCGGCGACGCCGTGATCGCGAGCAATCCTGCGAGTACGGTAACGGCGAAACGAATGGGCAAACCCATGAAAGCGACTCCCTGCTGGCGAAAGTGGAGTTTCGTTTCAGGTAAAAAACGATGCGTCAAGGCGCGCCGAGCCGGAACGACGCAATGTGATCAAACTTGCCGGAGAATTCTCCAAGACCGGTGAAATCTCCAATACAGGACTAAAACGATCAAGTTAAGCGATCCGCTGTCGTATCGGGTCTTCGGCTGCACCCACGCGACGAATAGAGTTTCGACTTTCGGTGAGGCGCAATAAAGCGGCCGAGAGCGCCAACAGCGTGGATTCACGGGAACCAGACTATGAAAATTGAACGGACCGGCCTGACGGCTGAAGACGCGATGATCCATTATCGCAAGGCAATGCTTCTTGGCTGCACCGCTCTAGCAGTGTTCATGCCGTTCCACGTCTGGGCTCAGGAGCAACCGGCAGGACGTGTCACGACGCTTGAGACGATCACTGTCGAAACCCCTGACGAAGACGCCAGCGCCGGCTCTAACCGTGATACGCCCCTTGACGATGACGCCAATTCCATCGTCGCAACACAGACGACCGGCGGCGGCAAACTACCGACTGATATTCTCGAGACCCCTGCCTCCATATCCGTCGTGACGGCAAAGGAACTGCAACGACGCGATGCCGACAGCGTTGAAGAGGCCTTGAATTACACCGCTGGTGTCAACACGGACTTCTACAGCGGCGATGATCGGTTCGACTATTTCCGGATCCGCGGCTTTGATGCCTATCACTACCGCGATGGCCTCACACTTGGAGACCCGTTCGGCGGCCCGCGGGAGGAAATCTATGCTTATGAACGGATCGAGGTTCTGAAGGGCGCAAATTCCACGATCTTCGGCGTTTCCGATCCGGGCGGCTCGGTCAATTACGTGACCAAGTTGCCAAAGTCCGACCGGTTCGGGGAGGTTTACGTCTCCGGTGGCTCTTTCGACCACAAGGAGATCGGTATCGATTTCGGTGACAATATTACAAGCGACGATACGCTCTCTTTCCGTCTGATCGGCAAGTTGAAGGACAGCGACAAGGAATACGACTATTCGCAGGATGACGAGATCTTCCTGATGGGCGGACTGACCTGGCGGCCGACCGACTACACCAGCCTCTCCGTTGTTTTCGATCACCTGGACACAGATGAAACGACCGCGAGCGGTTTTCCGATCGGTACGGATTTTGATCGCGACCGCTTCTTCGGCGAGCCGGATTTCAACTATCGCGGAGTGGAACGCGACACGCTGAGCGTGATGTTCGACCATGATTTCGGCAACGGACTCTCGGTCAGCTCCAATGCGCGCTATTCCAATCTCGACAGCGATTACGGCTATGTCTACGTCGCCGCACCGCCTGCACCGGGCTCAACCGTCGTGGCCCGTGATTATATCGCCAATGAGAGCCCTGAGGAGAGCTTCATCATCGACGCGCATGCGCGCTACGATGCCACCTTTGATTTCATTGAAAGCAGTACGATTGTCGGCGCGGAGTTCGGCACACTCGATAGTGAAACGGTCGGATATTACACATCCGCTTCGCCGATCGATTACACCGATGTCCAGTATAGCGGCGCTCCCGCTTCGCTACCCGCTTACAGCGACACCGCCCGCGACCAGGAGACAAGAGCGGTCTACCTCCAGCAGAATGTGACGTTCGTCGACAGGCTGACCGCCTCTCTTGGTCTGC contains these protein-coding regions:
- a CDS encoding FecCD family ABC transporter permease codes for the protein MSFGALALAGRTSERDRSNSGRLVWLIVSLLVLVALCFFSVALGAREVGFHDIAAAFAGQAETIDQAAVAVRMPRTVLALLAGMALAMAGVIMQGITRNPLADPGILGVNIGASLAVVVGVVWFGIGSANAYMWTAILGAGISAIFVYTIGSLGRGGATPLKLTLAGAATSVALSSLVIAVVLPRADIAGGIHQWQIGGVGGATFDNIRHAMPFLGAGFIIGLLCIRKLNALALGEELAAGLGERVAVARGVSALAAILLCGATTAICGPIGFLGLVVPHLCRLLVGVDHRWLLPFSAIGGACLLLFADIVGRLVARPAEIDVGIITALVGAPVFIWIVRQQKVRAL
- a CDS encoding TonB-dependent siderophore receptor; amino-acid sequence: MKIERTGLTAEDAMIHYRKAMLLGCTALAVFMPFHVWAQEQPAGRVTTLETITVETPDEDASAGSNRDTPLDDDANSIVATQTTGGGKLPTDILETPASISVVTAKELQRRDADSVEEALNYTAGVNTDFYSGDDRFDYFRIRGFDAYHYRDGLTLGDPFGGPREEIYAYERIEVLKGANSTIFGVSDPGGSVNYVTKLPKSDRFGEVYVSGGSFDHKEIGIDFGDNITSDDTLSFRLIGKLKDSDKEYDYSQDDEIFLMGGLTWRPTDYTSLSVVFDHLDTDETTASGFPIGTDFDRDRFFGEPDFNYRGVERDTLSVMFDHDFGNGLSVSSNARYSNLDSDYGYVYVAAPPAPGSTVVARDYIANESPEESFIIDAHARYDATFDFIESSTIVGAEFGTLDSETVGYYTSASPIDYTDVQYSGAPASLPAYSDTARDQETRAVYLQQNVTFVDRLTASLGLRHDWIDIDQTNRLTGEDTDAEFDELTTRFGLSYKLTDEFAVYGSYAESVVPASLTVEPERGEQYEVGVKYQPAAFPALLTASFFDLTKYNITRNNPVTLLPETTGEVRVRGLELEAKAELPHNFDLTAAYSYLDTEIIENGTLGNEGNNLSLIPDHLASLWLNYELEGQGRRGDLNVGVGARYLGSAFFDDANTSEAQAAVILDAALSYEVVDDTTLQVNVRNILDEKHVTYGGFGANFYNPGREITATLRRTW
- a CDS encoding iron-siderophore ABC transporter substrate-binding protein; the encoded protein is MGLPIRFAVTVLAGLLAITASPNAGADEPGYPIEIDHAFGTTIVEKKPERVATVAWANHEVPLALGIVPVGFARADFGDDDGDGLLPWVEEKLTDLEAKTPVLFDEGDGIDFEAVASTNPDIILAAYSGLSRSDYDMLSRIAPVVAYPETAWSTDWREMIRLNSRGLGMSSEGEHLVADIEAQISKTAAAHPTLQGKTALFVSHLDVTNLSMVNFYTASDTRVKFFRDLGLGVPAVAQQAAEAGRFAGSISAERIDEFDDVDIIVSYGNPEMMETLSLNPLLSKMPAIENEAVVLLGRDPLGTAANPTPLSIPWVLDRYVARLADAAGKAR